The following are encoded in a window of Candidatus Jordarchaeales archaeon genomic DNA:
- a CDS encoding AbrB/MazE/SpoVT family DNA-binding domain-containing protein — protein sequence MQAVGKVGKRMVLYPPRELLEKLGFSEGCDVVFRVEGDRLVVEKVENLWELALRSRKWAETSVEEFERESEEVQGEFAFEEEKSGS from the coding sequence ATGCAGGCTGTTGGTAAGGTTGGGAAGAGGATGGTTTTGTATCCGCCTAGGGAGCTTCTGGAGAAGCTTGGTTTTAGTGAGGGGTGTGATGTGGTTTTCAGGGTTGAGGGGGATAGGCTTGTAGTGGAGAAGGTTGAAAACTTGTGGGAGCTTGCTCTCCGCTCGCGTAAGTGGGCTGAAACTAGTGTTGAGGAGTTTGAGAGGGAGTCTGAGGAGGTGCAGGGGGAGTTCGCTTTTGAAGAAGAGAAGAGTGGTTCTTGA
- a CDS encoding AMP-binding protein translates to MDVRKLSYRIGFPSLYYPKISLGEYLDNAVRKYGEKTALIYAEPRFTFDSPEVMTFNMLGELTNRLANSLLRVGVRKGSRVGVMLPNSPDYVLVTYANWKLGAIQVPINPMYREYELEQVMSDAEASTLVIHSDLYPVFQNVRSRVQVERVIVTGGNVEGTYRLKELIEGGEAKPVSVSIDPVEDVATICYTGGTTGPPKGAMLTHYNLVVNAIQLATALGISHMDTHVGSMPMFHMAEFGFFNILLGVGGTYVIMGRFDLEKLAENIEKYQATISWAVPPAYALLVMYLENTDKRYDWRYLKCFATGAWPIARALIDRMREVAAKKCNNPNLLHNQVWGMTEASPMCTTNPNARLDRTERQGIPLPDVELKIVDIETGEEIEDVNKSGEVVISGPNVFKGYWKRPEEDARAWWVDPKTGKRFFRTGDIGYIDEEGFFVFQDRIKEVIKYKGYTVAPFELESLILRHEAVLDVAVIGKPDPEAGEIPKAFIVLKPEYKGKVSAEEIIEWVKERISGYKRIREVEFVDSLPRTPAGKLLRRILREREIEKMKKAG, encoded by the coding sequence GTGGATGTTAGGAAGCTTTCTTATAGAATTGGTTTTCCCTCGCTCTATTATCCAAAAATTTCTCTGGGGGAGTACTTGGATAACGCCGTCAGAAAGTATGGTGAGAAGACTGCCTTGATATATGCTGAGCCGAGGTTTACGTTTGATTCACCTGAAGTGATGACGTTCAACATGTTGGGTGAGCTAACTAATAGGCTTGCCAACTCTTTGCTTCGTGTTGGGGTTCGTAAGGGAAGTAGGGTTGGCGTTATGCTTCCAAACTCCCCCGACTACGTTTTAGTCACGTATGCGAACTGGAAGCTTGGAGCGATACAGGTTCCGATCAACCCTATGTATCGGGAGTACGAGCTCGAGCAAGTTATGAGTGACGCAGAGGCTTCAACCCTTGTCATTCATAGCGACCTCTACCCGGTATTCCAGAATGTTAGAAGTAGAGTGCAGGTTGAGAGGGTTATCGTGACTGGGGGCAACGTTGAGGGGACGTACAGGCTCAAGGAGCTTATTGAAGGCGGGGAGGCAAAACCCGTATCTGTTAGTATCGACCCGGTGGAAGATGTAGCCACGATATGTTACACTGGCGGGACAACTGGGCCGCCGAAGGGGGCAATGCTCACACATTATAACCTTGTCGTGAACGCTATTCAGCTGGCTACAGCGCTTGGGATCAGCCACATGGATACCCATGTGGGGAGCATGCCCATGTTCCACATGGCTGAGTTCGGCTTCTTCAACATTCTGCTTGGCGTCGGCGGCACCTACGTCATAATGGGCAGGTTCGACCTGGAGAAGCTTGCAGAGAACATAGAGAAGTATCAGGCGACCATTTCTTGGGCTGTTCCGCCAGCCTACGCGCTGCTCGTAATGTACCTTGAAAACACTGATAAAAGATACGACTGGAGGTACTTGAAATGTTTCGCTACTGGAGCGTGGCCGATAGCTAGGGCTCTAATAGACAGGATGAGAGAGGTGGCTGCCAAAAAGTGCAACAATCCAAATCTGCTCCACAACCAGGTTTGGGGGATGACCGAGGCAAGCCCCATGTGCACGACTAATCCAAATGCAAGGCTTGACAGGACAGAGAGGCAGGGAATACCCTTACCCGACGTAGAACTAAAAATAGTGGACATAGAGACAGGCGAAGAGATAGAGGACGTCAACAAGAGTGGCGAGGTCGTGATCTCGGGGCCAAACGTTTTTAAGGGCTACTGGAAGAGGCCGGAGGAGGATGCTAGGGCGTGGTGGGTTGACCCGAAAACAGGGAAGCGCTTCTTTAGAACGGGGGACATAGGCTACATAGACGAGGAAGGGTTCTTCGTGTTCCAGGACAGGATCAAGGAGGTCATAAAGTATAAGGGATACACCGTGGCGCCTTTTGAGCTTGAATCCCTCATCTTGAGGCATGAAGCAGTTCTCGACGTCGCGGTCATAGGCAAGCCTGACCCTGAGGCGGGAGAGATACCGAAAGCCTTCATCGTCCTAAAACCGGAATACAAAGGAAAAGTAAGTGCTGAGGAAATCATAGAGTGGGTGAAGGAAAGAATATCGGGCTACAAGAGGATAAGGGAAGTCGAGTTCGTGGACAGTCTCCCAAGGACGCCCGCAGGAAAACTCCTAAGAAGAATTCTGAGGGAAAGAGAAATAGAGAAGATGAAGAAGGCAGGCTAA
- a CDS encoding ferritin family protein — protein sequence MGKLEDLIFEGMLTELKAALLYAGAEKKAVDEGYVNVARMFKALSRAEKIHLNLFFHLYYGRDATKEDVEKLRGEVGFNVGTTRENLNVCANVEDETKQYIEAANTAIESGNPGAYVIFTQLAQVGESHANACRNALKHVEKGEDMQPEEIYVCPVCGYIHVGEPPYRCPVCDEPGKNFIKY from the coding sequence ATGGGTAAACTCGAAGACTTAATCTTCGAGGGTATGCTCACAGAGCTAAAAGCAGCCCTCCTATACGCGGGGGCAGAGAAAAAAGCAGTAGACGAAGGTTACGTAAACGTCGCCAGAATGTTTAAGGCCCTTTCACGCGCTGAGAAAATACACCTAAATCTTTTCTTCCACCTCTACTACGGAAGGGACGCCACAAAAGAAGACGTCGAAAAACTCAGGGGGGAAGTGGGGTTTAACGTCGGCACCACAAGGGAAAACCTGAACGTGTGTGCAAATGTCGAAGACGAAACCAAGCAGTACATAGAAGCAGCGAACACTGCGATTGAAAGCGGAAACCCCGGGGCATATGTGATCTTCACGCAGTTGGCTCAAGTTGGAGAAAGCCATGCCAACGCCTGCAGAAACGCGCTGAAACACGTTGAAAAAGGAGAAGACATGCAGCCAGAGGAAATATATGTGTGCCCAGTCTGCGGCTACATACACGTCGGAGAACCCCCCTACAGGTGCCCTGTCTGCGACGAACCAGGAAAAAACTTCATCAAGTATTAA